The sequence below is a genomic window from Lolium perenne isolate Kyuss_39 chromosome 4, Kyuss_2.0, whole genome shotgun sequence.
TCTGAAGCAGACGCTGCGGTTTGCATGGGCGCCGGCACAGGAGGTGAATTTCAGGGACGTGGAGGAGAATAGATTCCTGGTTCAGGCAAGCTGCCTTGGAGACTGGAAGCGGATCACGGAGCAGGGTCCTTGGATCTTCCGGGATTACGGCCTGCTGATTGAGAAGTTTGATGGAAGTTGTAGCGCAGCGGCAGTGGAACTTAATAGGATCCATGCATGGGTTCGCATCCACGACATCCCAGAGTTGTACCGTCAGAAGAAGCTGATCACAGATTTGGCTGGGAATATTGGCGATGTGGTGCAGGTTGATATGAATGGACCTGGGCAAGACTCTGGAGATTATGTGAGGGTGCGGGTTTGGCTCGATGTAAGGCGATGTCTAACGCGCTTTGTTTCTcttaagccagaaggaggagcgccGGTTATCATGAGAGTTAAATACGAGAAGATACCGCGCTTCTGCGGGGTGTGTGGCCTGCTTGGACATGTGCAGGAAGAATGTGGTACAGGCGAACATACACCGGAGAAGGTGGTGTTTGGGAAGTGGCTCTTAGCCGATACACCCTGGAACAGATCGCAGCTGTATGGGAGATCCTCTGGTCGCCCAGTGGGGAGCGACGGGCCGCGAGAAAAAGGAAATATGTCCGGCCGGGGTGCTGGACGTGCCGGCCGTGGAGGGGGCGTAGCCCTCAAGGTGGAAGAGGGCGTGGAGACGGGTCCTATGAGACTCGCAAGAGAACTTCAGCTGTGGCACGCTTGGAAAGCCCGACGAAGGAGGCTGGGGAAGGAGCCAAGGTTGTCAATGAGGTTCTGATGCTCTAGTGGAAAGAGCCGGGAGTGATAGTAACGGAGCAGGAAAGTGCGGCGAAGAAACAACTGGATTTCGCTGATGAGAAGGCGGGGAAGAACTATGCTAGTAGGGAGGGCACTCCTCCCCCGCCGCCGTCCTCCAGGGAGCTGAAGCGTCCCAAAAAGCATGTAGGAGTAAAGAAGAACAACCCAGAAAACTCTTCGGCGGCCTCCGGGGTGGAGGACCGCCCGGTGCAATGAGTGTGTTAAGCCTGAACTGTCGCGCTGCTGGCGGGGACGCGACAGTTCGTGAGCTTCGTGATCTGACGAAGCGTTACTCCCCCTCGATTTCGTGCATCCTGGAGACTCAGCTGCCCAAGAAAAGAGTGGAGGGTTTATCCCGTTCTTTAGGTTTCCATAATTGTTTTGCTGTTAGTAGTTTAGGTCGAAGTGGTGGTCTAGGCCTTTTCTGGAATAATGAAATAAAGATTGAAGTTTTACCCTACTCGCAGTATCATATTGACACTATTGTTACGGAGCAGGGGCAAGAACCGTGGCGTTTGACGGCGATTTATGGAGAAGCACAAGTTCAGGAGCGTCATAAGACGTGggacatgttaaagtttatacgtTCTGCTAATGACCTACCGTGGCTATGTATTGGTGACTTCAATGAAGTGCTACATCGATCAGAGCATGTGGGAGCTAGCGAGAGGAGTTACAGCCAAATGGCTGGTTTTCGAGAAATGGTGGATGTGTGCGGCCTATGTGATCTTGGCTACAGAGGAGTGGCTTGGACTTTTGAGAAGAAGGTGTCAGGGGGCTCCTTTTGCCGGACGCGTCTTGATCGTGCCCTAGCATCACCAGGATGGTGTGCCCATTTCCCGGCAGCTGAAGTGCAACATTTGGAGGTTTTCGCGACTTCCGATCATCTGCCGATTTTACTGCGCCGGTCTCCTGAGGAGAGATCAAATCGGCGACAGAATAGCCCGTTTCGGTATGAGGTGGCATGGGAGAGTCACAAGGAGTTCGCAGCCACGCTTTTGCAGCAGTGGAATGGGAACGAGAAATGCGGAACAATGGAGGAATTACAAAGGAAGCTCACGCTTTTGTCTGGTGATTTGGCGTCATGGGGCAAGAATTCTTTCGGGAATGTACAAGCTCAGATTCGGCAGCTTCAGAGAGAGCTAGGAGTCTTGCGACGGGACCCTAACCGTATGGAGCCTAGCCCACGAGAGCACGATGTTACAACACAGTTGACAACGCTACTTGAACAAGAGGAAGTGATGTGGAGGCAGCGGTCGAGAGTACAGTGGTTGGCTGCTGGTGATAAAAATACCCGTTTTTTCCATCTTCGGGCGAGCCAACGTCGGCGAAAAAACAAAGTAACCGAGCTGGTGAAGGAGGATGGCTCAATGGAGTCGCGGGAGCCGGAGCTTGGCAATATGGCGACCCTGTTTTATAAGAACTTGTACACGTCGGAGGGTGTGCAAGAAATGAATGAAGTTTTTAGAACAGTTCCCTCTAAGGTAACGGTGGAGATGAATACTATGCTGGATGCTCCGTTCCAAGCAGAGGAGGTGAAAGCAGCTTTGTATGAGATGTACCCAACAAAAGCCCAGGACCGAATGGTTTTCCGGCCTATTTCTTTCAAAAACATTGGGATCTGTGTGGGGAGGAAGTTACAAAGGCAGTGATACGTGTCTTGGCAGGTGAGGAGAGCCCAGATGTGGTGAATAAAACTTTCATTGTCATGATTCCAAAAATTACAAGCCCCAAAGAGCTTGGCCAGTTTCGCCGCATTAGCTTGTGTAATGTGATCTACAAAATCGCATCCAAGGTGGCGGCGAATAGATTGAAGAAAATACTCCCAGAGATCATTTCAGAGGAGCAGTCTGCTTTTGTTCCGGGCAGATTGATTACAGACAACATTATTACAGCTTATGAGTGTTTGCACTTTATGAAGCGCAATAAAGCAAAGAAGAATCGGTTTTGTGCTCTAAAGCTGGACATGCGGAAGGCCTATGATAGAGTGGAATGGAGCTATCTCAAGGCAATCATGCTGAAGCTGGGCTTCAGCGAGATGTGGGTTGCTTTAATAATGCGACTTGTTACGACGGTATCCTTCTCGGTCCTGTTTAATGGGGCACCGCAGGAGGAGTTTTACCCCACAAGGGGGATTCGACAGGGGGATACTATTTCACCTTATTTGTTCTTGTTGGCAGCAGAGGGCCTTTCGTGCCTCCTCAAAGATCGAGATCAATTGTCAGCGCTTGCAGGGTTAAGAGTGGCATCGTCAGCCCCGGCGATCAATCACTTACTCTTTGCTGATGATAGCCTGCTGTTTCTCAGGGCAACTAGGGAAGGTGCAATTGAGACCATGGGCGTGTTGAGCAAATATTGCAACGCTTCAGGTCAGCGAATCAATATGGACAAGTCCTCGGTGTTCTTTAGCAAGGGCTGTCCAGGGGCACTAAAGGATGGTATAAAAGAAGAACTGAATGTGCAGAGAGAGACACTTCAGGAGAAATATTTGGGGTTGCCCTCGGACGTGGGGAGCTCGAAGAATGCTGCGTTCAAATACTTACGTGATAAGGTATGGAAGAAGGTTCTTGGCTGGCTTGAACTTCTACTCTCTATGGGTGGAAAGGAGATTCTTATAAAATCGGTGGCTCAGGCGGTGCCGACTTTCTctatgtcatgttttaaactaccCAGGGGGCTCTGCGAGCACATCAATTCGATGTTGCGGAAGTTCTGGTGGGGAAGTAAGAATGGACAACGGAAAACTAATTGGGTTTCGTGGGAGCAAATGACCCAGCCGAAGCATGCGGGCGGATTAGGCTTCAGAGACATAGAATTGTTCAACCTGGCGCTCCTTGCGAGGCAGGCGTGGAGGATAATCCAAGTTCCATACTCGCTAAGTGCGAGGGTGCTGAAGGCGGCATATTTTCTGAATTGTGATCTCCTTGCAGCCGAACTGGGCTCCCAACCCTCGCAGATATGGCGATCTATTCTGGAGGGTAGGGATGCGCTGAATGTGGGTCTGATCAGGCGGATCGGTGATGGACGGACGACTGAGGCGTGGACTCAGAATTGGATCCCGAGAGATGAGCGACTTCGCCCCTTTGCTCCTCGGAAGACTGAGGCGCCGAAGATGGTGAGCGACTATATCAATCACTCATCAGCGACATGGAATGGTCAAAAGTTGGAAGAATTTTTCCTACCGATGGATTCAGAAATTATCCAAGGAATTCCGCTAAGCCATCGAGTCCAGAACGATTTTTGGGCATGGCATTTCGAGCGTACGGGGATGTTCTCGGTTCGCTCCTGTTACAGAGCTCTTGTATCGATGAAACGTGCCCGAGAGGATTGGTTGGATGGACGAGCAGCCTCCTCTGGAGcaaaggaagaggaggaagcatgGACTAAACTCTGGAAAGTCTCTGTACCCTCCAAAATACGAGTCTTTCTCTGGAGATTGGCTAAACAATCGTTGCCTACGGGAGATGTGCGGCAGAGGAGGAACATGGCGCCGACAGCGGCCTGCTCCATATGCTGCCAGGTTGATTCATGGCGGCACTCCTTGCTCGAGTGCAACCTTGCGAGGTGTGTTTGGGCCCTAACGGAGGTGGACATTACCGACCATGTCTTCTTATCGACCGAACCAGATGCTAAGCTATGGTTGTTTGCGATGATGGATTCGATGAAGAAGGATGATCTTATACGTATGCTAGTTACCATGTGGGCGATTTGGCATGCGAAGAGGAAAGTCATCTTCGAGGAGATTTACCAAAGTCCAATGGCAACAGTTGCTTTTGTAAACCGTTTCTTGTTGGATTTGGAGGCCACGCGCGAGGCGCCAAGCTCCATGGCTGGTGCCATGGTTAGAGGAAGGAGAGCAACCGCGAGGGCACCTCAGCCCAAGTGGATTGCACCACCGGCAGGGCAAGACAAGATTAATGTTGATGCAGCGGTTGCAAAGTCTGAAAAGAAGGGGGCGGTGGCCGCGGTATGCAGGTCGCGGGATGGCGTCTACCTGGGAGCTACGGCGACAGTGTATGCGGGGATTTCTCACCCGGGGACCCTGGAGGCGTTAGCGTGCAGGGAGGCACTGGACGCAGCAGATGATCTTTTGCTAGGCTCAATACATGTGGCTTCAGATTGCCTTGAAGTTATAAAAGGCTtgagtgaaggaaacatgggtcgCTTTGGTAGTATCATTAAGGAGATTAGAGAGAGAACTCGAGTGAGATCCAATACCTCTTTTGTTCACGAGAGGAGGGAATCGAATGGAGAGGCTCATAGGTTAGCAAGGTTTTCTTCTTCCTTGCCAGTAGGTAGATATGTGTGGCTCCTAGCACCACCAGAGGGCTTGAACATTGATGTAATCACCAACTTTGCTTAATAAAGATCGGGGAGTCTTGTAAAAAAAAAAGTTATTTTTACCCCAGTTTATAAAAAAAAATACCTAACAAAATGTAATTCTACACATAAGTTATCGTTAGTTCCTTACATAGAACGGTGGTGATCTTACGAACTTGCAAAATACACTAACAACATGTTTGCTGGAggtaattaggtagagagaatgGAAATTTAGGAGTTCTTACATTTACATGTTAATACCATTGATAGGTGCGGGAATTTGCAACGGAAATCTTCTACAGACATATCTTAACCTCTATCAACTTATTTACCACATTTTATCTAATCTCCCATGAAAACAAGATAAGAGAATAAGCGTATACTTTAAATTCTCACACCAATACCCACTCCATACCAAACAGACGACAGAGATTAAAATGCCGTACAATATTTTCACAACTCACTTCTCTAGACTCCCCTCCCTTCTCAATAGCCACCAAGAATTCTTGGGTGCGCTTCAGAGAGGTGCCTTCGTGTTGTCGTCTATGCCCCATATCTAGAGGCCATTGTGTTGTGGTCTCTGGGGATGCGTGGTCTTCACTATGGGGTCGTGCTACTTTATGTATGTTAGGTTGTCTTCACGAGGACGGTGGGGCAGCGGTAGTATTCTACGTTGGAATAAGACGGGCCCGCTCTAATGGGACCTGCTCCAAAGTTACGAGGACACTCGACGCTTCTGCTCCAACAAGTGGTGGGATGGTCCTATAAATAATCTCGCCAGAGATCAATGTGGTGTCTATTTATATGTGACGAACAGATACATGTGTCTTCTTTGGTGACATTTGGCGGCGGTCTTAAATCTGGGACATGCCCCGCACGCATCTCTTGTTCTTGAGATAATAATCGTTTTCTTGTTCTTGGGATAATAGTCGTTTAC
It includes:
- the LOC139838965 gene encoding uncharacterized protein encodes the protein MAAEKVGGGPSETGYDAGKEPSLDELLRSLNLRGEDIEGLFVAKSEVESLKEEKKWMAVIRVLTAKPFSAASLKQTLRFAWAPAQEVNFRDVEENRFLVQASCLGDWKRITEQGPWIFRDYGLLIEKFDGSCSAAAVELNRIHAWVRIHDIPELYRQKKLITDLAGNIGDVVQVDMNGPGQDSGDYVRVRVWLDVRRCLTRFVSLKPEGGAPVIMRVKYEKIPRFCGVCGLLGHVQEECGTGEHTPEKVVFGKWLLADTPWNRSQLYGRSSGRPVGSDGPREKGNMSGRGAGRAGRGGGVALKVEEGVETGPMRLARELQLWHAWKARRRRLGKEPRLSMRF